The proteins below come from a single Flavobacterium lindanitolerans genomic window:
- the mads2 gene encoding methylation-associated defense system DNA methyltransferase MAD2 has product MATNNTKEQILEDNQVMCILTENPRKATSQENNLQSIIRMLNEEYGFDLTDMERDFNIIYTDPDTGKSKKQKIELVIFEKGKSHEQDHIVRIAIVQDEKIKENDKKKGVTVTLENALAAVDYCEFGLWTNGTDIKYLQKEDDAVGFDYTFSDLSDFPGFGENLDDLNRGDRSHSRKPANDSLIKVFRRSHDYIYGNEGRKKDAFWQLLYLIFCKLYDEKRRFMDMPEGVSYRRKFWVGVKEQNTEEGRRAVAERIKDLFKDLKEDGIFSDVFDGYESIELTDKGIAFIAGELAKYSFLDATVDVKGLAYETIVDKTLKQDSGQFFTPRNIIKAMVEMMNPTENTRVLDPACGSGGFLVMVLDHVRKQIAEKLYPEITDEVLLAAKYNTYEVNERVRQYAENSIFGFDFDPDLKKAARMNMVMAGDGHANIFHVNSLAYPNWEHPTEIEKIEKAINRSLKAMKDDEGMYGNSAREKFDIIFTNPPFGAKVKVDEDIAAQYELSKYSNAPEVLFIEACYNFLKEGGKMAIVLPDGILGNPNTLPVREWILDKFRILASVDLAVEAFLPQVGVQASLLFLQKKSANERNIAHEGEEDYDVFMAIAEKLGKDRRGNSIYLRDEDGAEIIFPIENKYVAYRPEDGKPIIKIRIEKQRLLDDDLPKISKAYLEFLNN; this is encoded by the coding sequence ATGGCAACCAATAATACAAAAGAACAAATATTAGAAGATAATCAAGTGATGTGCATTCTTACGGAGAACCCGAGAAAAGCAACATCACAAGAAAATAACCTACAGTCTATTATCCGTATGCTCAACGAAGAGTACGGTTTTGATCTGACCGATATGGAACGGGATTTTAATATTATTTATACTGATCCAGACACCGGGAAAAGTAAAAAGCAAAAGATTGAACTCGTTATTTTTGAAAAAGGTAAATCACACGAACAAGATCATATTGTCCGAATTGCCATTGTACAGGACGAAAAGATAAAAGAAAACGATAAGAAGAAAGGTGTAACTGTCACATTGGAGAATGCTCTTGCTGCTGTCGATTATTGTGAATTTGGCTTGTGGACAAACGGAACAGACATTAAATATTTACAAAAAGAAGATGACGCTGTTGGTTTTGATTATACTTTTTCTGATTTATCGGATTTCCCTGGATTTGGAGAAAACTTAGACGATTTAAACCGTGGCGATCGTTCACATAGTCGTAAGCCTGCAAACGATTCATTAATCAAAGTTTTTAGGCGCTCACACGATTATATTTATGGAAATGAAGGTCGAAAGAAAGATGCCTTCTGGCAATTACTCTATCTTATTTTTTGTAAATTGTACGATGAGAAAAGGCGTTTTATGGATATGCCAGAAGGTGTTTCTTATCGTCGTAAGTTTTGGGTAGGCGTAAAAGAGCAAAATACAGAAGAAGGAAGAAGAGCAGTCGCCGAAAGAATAAAAGATCTTTTTAAAGACCTAAAAGAGGATGGAATTTTTTCCGATGTATTTGATGGTTATGAATCCATAGAGTTAACAGACAAAGGAATTGCGTTTATTGCAGGAGAGTTAGCAAAATACTCTTTCCTTGACGCGACTGTGGATGTAAAAGGACTTGCTTATGAAACTATTGTAGATAAAACACTCAAACAAGATTCAGGTCAGTTCTTCACTCCTCGCAACATCATCAAAGCAATGGTAGAAATGATGAACCCAACCGAAAATACCCGAGTCCTCGACCCTGCCTGCGGTTCGGGAGGTTTCTTGGTAATGGTTTTGGATCACGTTCGTAAACAAATAGCAGAAAAACTATATCCAGAAATTACGGATGAGGTATTACTTGCTGCAAAATATAATACTTACGAAGTAAACGAAAGAGTGCGTCAATATGCAGAAAACAGCATTTTTGGCTTTGATTTTGACCCGGATTTGAAGAAAGCTGCTCGAATGAATATGGTAATGGCTGGTGACGGACACGCCAATATCTTTCACGTTAATTCTTTGGCTTATCCTAACTGGGAGCATCCTACCGAAATTGAAAAGATTGAAAAAGCAATCAATCGGAGTTTAAAGGCAATGAAAGATGATGAAGGAATGTATGGAAATAGTGCGAGAGAAAAATTCGACATCATATTTACCAATCCGCCATTTGGAGCTAAAGTAAAAGTAGATGAAGATATTGCAGCACAATATGAGTTATCCAAGTATTCTAATGCTCCCGAAGTGTTGTTTATAGAAGCCTGTTACAACTTTCTGAAAGAAGGCGGGAAAATGGCAATCGTATTACCTGACGGTATTTTAGGTAATCCGAATACCTTACCCGTTAGAGAATGGATATTGGATAAGTTTAGAATATTAGCTTCGGTAGATTTAGCCGTAGAAGCATTTCTGCCACAGGTGGGTGTACAAGCTTCTCTTTTGTTCTTACAAAAGAAATCTGCTAATGAACGCAATATTGCCCACGAAGGAGAAGAAGATTACGACGTGTTTATGGCAATAGCCGAAAAATTAGGTAAAGACCGTAGAGGCAACTCTATCTATTTAAGGGATGAAGACGGTGCTGAAATTATTTTCCCAATCGAGAATAAATATGTAGCCTACCGACCAGAAGACGGGAAACCGATTATAAAAATACGTATTGAAAAACAACGACTGTTGGATGATGATTTGCCTAAAATTTCGAAAGCGTATTTAGAATTTTTAAATAATTAG
- a CDS encoding nucleotidyl transferase AbiEii/AbiGii toxin family protein, which translates to MDYNISSEKLEHLLLKKLLDELIPVFQKLEIKFFVIGATARDIIMELHGEKSGRRTQDIDIAIAVDKWEEFKTIENEIIQLPDFEKDPKQQQRFLYLNDFQLDIVPYGGITTAEDKIFWPPDQSFAMTVLGFEEAERDLVRVKIDDTLEIDIVSLAGIFILKLVAWKDRHHKGNKDADDMGFILLNYLNIHEERAAMEHYEEVYEIKDFTITKAGSALLGIDIKNLLDDNEANKAKLKAIIETEINAKENSVLFNQILETNHIKFADIQDCFQILNQKL; encoded by the coding sequence ATGGATTATAACATATCAAGTGAAAAACTGGAACATCTATTACTAAAAAAACTATTGGACGAGCTAATTCCTGTATTCCAAAAATTGGAAATCAAGTTTTTCGTCATCGGGGCAACAGCTCGGGATATCATTATGGAACTTCACGGAGAAAAATCCGGTAGAAGAACTCAAGACATAGATATTGCCATAGCTGTGGACAAATGGGAGGAATTTAAAACTATTGAAAACGAAATAATACAATTGCCTGATTTTGAGAAAGATCCAAAGCAACAGCAACGATTTTTGTATCTAAATGACTTTCAATTAGATATAGTTCCATATGGTGGGATTACAACTGCTGAAGATAAAATCTTCTGGCCGCCTGACCAGTCTTTTGCAATGACCGTATTGGGTTTTGAAGAAGCAGAAAGGGATTTAGTCAGAGTTAAGATAGATGATACGCTGGAAATTGATATTGTTTCATTGGCAGGAATTTTTATTTTGAAATTGGTTGCCTGGAAAGACAGACATCATAAAGGTAATAAAGATGCGGATGATATGGGATTTATTCTATTAAACTATCTCAATATCCACGAAGAGAGAGCAGCTATGGAACATTATGAAGAAGTGTATGAAATAAAAGACTTTACCATAACAAAAGCTGGCTCAGCTCTATTAGGTATTGATATTAAAAACCTTTTGGACGATAATGAAGCCAACAAAGCAAAATTAAAAGCAATTATCGAAACAGAAATAAATGCAAAAGAAAATAGTGTTTTATTCAATCAAATACTAGAAACAAATCATATAAAATTTGCTGATATACAGGATTGCTTTCAAATCCTCAACCAAAAATTATAA